A window from Pseudomonas campi encodes these proteins:
- a CDS encoding cephalosporin hydroxylase family protein, whose product MKLTVDTDNKKLTLNENGVVRELELYTDEAFELLSQQWVNLGWNQKYPYTFSWMGRPVIQLPEDMIRMQEVIYKVKPDVIVETGVAHGGSLIYYASLFQAMGKGRVIGIDIEIRPHNRKAIEEHELFSYLTLIEGSSVADDVVAQVKSLIKPGETVLVILDSNHTYAHVAEELRLYSPLVTKGSYIVSTDGVMKEVKDVPRAGKDWGTDNPSNAAIDFAAANPQFVIEQPAWPFNESTLSKNITHWPDAWLKRV is encoded by the coding sequence GTGAAACTGACAGTCGATACCGATAACAAAAAACTGACCCTGAACGAGAACGGAGTGGTTCGCGAGCTGGAGCTCTACACCGACGAGGCCTTCGAGCTACTGTCCCAGCAATGGGTCAACCTCGGCTGGAACCAGAAATACCCCTATACCTTCTCCTGGATGGGTCGCCCGGTAATCCAGCTGCCGGAAGACATGATCCGCATGCAGGAGGTGATCTATAAGGTCAAACCGGACGTGATAGTCGAGACCGGTGTGGCCCACGGCGGCTCCCTGATCTATTACGCCAGCCTGTTCCAGGCCATGGGCAAGGGCCGGGTGATCGGCATTGACATCGAGATCCGCCCGCACAACCGCAAGGCTATCGAGGAGCATGAGCTGTTCAGCTACCTGACGCTGATCGAAGGCAGCTCGGTTGCCGATGACGTGGTGGCGCAGGTCAAGTCGCTGATCAAACCCGGTGAGACCGTGCTGGTCATCCTTGACTCGAATCACACCTATGCCCATGTGGCCGAAGAGCTGCGTCTGTATTCGCCGCTGGTGACCAAGGGCTCCTATATTGTCTCTACCGATGGGGTGATGAAGGAAGTCAAGGATGTACCCCGTGCCGGCAAGGACTGGGGCACTGACAACCCGTCCAACGCGGCTATCGATTTCGCGGCGGCCAATCCGCAGTTCGTCATCGAGCAGCCGGCCTGGCCGTTCAATGAAAGCACGCTGAGCAAGAACATCACCCACTGGCCGGATGCCTGGTTGAAACGGGTCTAA